In Patagioenas fasciata isolate bPatFas1 chromosome 15, bPatFas1.hap1, whole genome shotgun sequence, the sequence GGAGCTGGCAGCTGGATGGCGAGTGGCTCAGGTTCTCCAGCAGTTGCCTCACTCCCACCTGCATGAGAAGAAGTGCGTTCCCCCTGGCATCCCCCGCCAAAGTGGTGATGCTGAATCACAACTTCTGCAGCACCCTAGCAGAAATCCTTTCTAGTTCACCAGTGGACTTTCCACCTTATCCACCCTTAAGCACAGAATTAATGTCCCATggactgagagcagctgtgtccaagGAACGTTTAACAGAAAGTGGTGTCAGGGTTCAGGCAGCGCTTCAGTTTGGCTGGAAAAGGCAGCAGTGCCATTACTGTGGGCAACACATCCTCCATACTTGCAGATGGAAAATCCccctcctctgctgctgctgctgctattgtCTCAGCAGTTGTGTGTTGGGTGACCATGTATCCCGAGAGGATTGCTTGGTAGCCTCAGATGGGAGATGGGATCGTGGAGGCCACAGGGCCTTTGGAAGCTGTGATAGAGAAGGAGTACTGAAACGTTGCTTTTCTAAGAGCACAAAAGGGAGCCGTACTTTAACTTCCCCTTCCAAAAATGGCAGGCAGAAGAGAACTCTTGAGTTCATTCTGAAAGGTTCACTAGAAAGCTATCTCTGTGTAGCATTTTTTGGCTTTTAAAAACAGGTGAGGGCAGATGATGTTGGTCTGCTGTGAATTCTGCATTAACACACTGAGATTACCTTGTCTCATACGactgtgtccctgtcccaggaACCACTGGAAGGCAGTGGCTGTTTTACTTCATGCTCTGGCTGTCAGTTAGGAAAGGCTCTGTAGGTGCAGTCAAGGTATAGAAAGGCTGTGTCTCACCTGAAGTCACACAGAAAAAGGAATTGAGGCCAGATCTCCCGCCTTCTTTTACCTAACATTGCGAGCACTGACTTTGTTAGTATGAAAAGCAGCTCCAGATGCAGAGGCAATGGTTTGTCCTCCCTTTCTGACAGCAGAAACAGTCCTGTCTCCACAAGGACCCATTCAGTTTCCTTTGAATGCTCCCTCCCGGATGTGCAGGACTAGAGCGAGTAGCAATTGTTAGGGATGAATTTGGAAGCTTCTTGTGGTCATCTTGTTCCTTCCCTGAGCTGTGCAGCCCTCCAGGGTTCACAGGGATGTCCTAGTGTCAGTGAGGCACTATGGGGACAGCTGAGGGGAGCCTCCATCTCCTGGGCATCTCCCAGCTGTGTCCTGTGCTTGTCCCCGTGGACCAGACTGCCCCCAAGGCTTGTGATCTTAAGCTACTCATGCTGCAGTGATGCGGTATTCCCTGGGGAAGCTCTAACCTGTGGCATCTGTCCTGATGCAGCAGCACTAAAATACTTTTTGGATCCACAGTTCAGAaaaggctggggcaggaggacatCTCTGGAGAACAGAGGCCTCAGCCACCAAAGTACGGAGCCACCGTGGTGGCCACGCTGCCTGTGAGCGGTGCTGGTGACCCACACCACTCCTCACCGAGGTAGGAGAGCAGCTGCAGTGTCCTCCAGCCGTTGGCACGCTGGGCTCTGTGGCTGACATTTGGCTAAGGGATGCTTGGAGCCACCACTTGCATGCAGGGGGCATTTCACCAGGGACATTTCACTGGGGCACTGCTGATTGTGCCAAACTTCTCATTCACTTTCCCAAAATGCTTTCTGCTAGGAAGAGCTCTTTGAATCACAACACAGAGTGCATTATAGTTAACAGGATCAACATTTAGACCACAGATTCCACAGACGTGACAGTTCATCGGTTAGGGACAGGTAAACTTCATCATTTAAgctaactgaaggaaaaaaaaagtgacctaGTAGGCCCAGTTCCTTAGCTCTATCAACCCTTCCATAGGAAATTATAGAATTGCAACGTTCTTACCTCTTACTGTTTGTTCTGTATCTGGTTTTAGCAGTCGAAGTGACAGTACTCAGTCTTCTGTCACCCACTGGGCCCTGGCAACACAAGGAGACCAGTCTGGGGCCTCTACCAACAGGTTCTTTTCCAGCTCAGTGCATGTTTTCCTCCAGGAGAAGCACATGTCCAAGAGGGGCAACTCCAGCTATGTAGAACCAGCCTCTGCTGTCAGATCCCGTGGGCGTTTGGTGGCTGCTGGGCAGCAAGGTGAGAACTGACTGGCTTCAACACACCTCCCTGTCATATCTCCACTGTGATGTATGTAAAGTATCTTGTATGTtacaaaaggattttaaaaagtgTCTTAAGGCCTGTAAACTCCGCTGTTTGGTCTGAAGATGGCATTCTGTAAAGAGACTGCTGTATGAATATGTTCCTATGCTTTGTCCCCTATGCTATCAAACAACAAACCATATCTGTTCTGTATGTAATAAATGTGTTAACATGAGCAAGTGCAGGGCGTCTTGTTCCTAGAAGGGCACTGGGATTTCTGCTCAGTCTTTGAAGAAAGTGTGGGAATGGCAGATCAAGTGTTCACTGTGGAGCAATTCAGTGGCAAGAAATTAAATGTGGGTTGGTGGGAGGCTGTGGAAGAGACTCAGTAATGTCACCCTTCAGACAACCATCCTCATGCTTTGAAACAATGCAGGAGGTTAATGCACGGGTTTGAGTCTCAGCAGCGCTCCCAGTATGTTCTAGGCATTGAATCCAAGACATGGCAAACCCAGACTGCAGCTTTCCAGAAGGGACCTTCACACTCAGACAACTgttccaggctgcccagggctgtgtgtgAAAGCAGGCCACGATTGTACTGATCAGCCTCACCTGGGCCCCCACCATACATGGGCCATTTCCACCCATGGCCCAGGAGCCTCGTTTAAGCACCAGCTGGGGCCTCCAGTCTTTGCCTAAGCTGTGCTGTAGCTGTGCCTATCACCATCTGCTCCTAGATGGACCCATTAGTCTTGGGGGTTTAGACTAGAACAtgttcagaggtcccttccaactcaaaccactgCATGATTCTATGCTTTATGTTGGATTACCTCCATCTGCTTTTGCTCCTGGGTGGGCTCCCTGGATAGACCCTGGTCATGAGTAATTTCTTGACTCTGCAGTGGTTAAGAGGAACCTGACACTATGCCTGTATTGGGAAAATTAATGACTCTGCATTTGGACTTCATTATGATATCcatgcactgaaaaaaaacaagttttcttataactgtgctgcagaaataacatttatttctgtTAGCAGATAGGTTTGTACACAGCCCtgtgaaataatatattttaatttttctgtgaTTTATATAGAACCCAAATTGTCTGGAAAACATtcttaaaaatgacattttcaggCTGTAAAGAAAATTGTGCTCCGAAGAACTGTAACTGGATGACAGGAGCTCTGCATTCTGAGACTACACAAGGAACTGAGAAGGCTTCTGAGCTGACTGAGACAAAAGTTACAGATAATCAGAATGCAGCTGCATCTTTCAGATGAGGTGACTGTACAGTGCTAGGAAACCCAGATACACCATTCCACAGCAGACGAGGGTTTTCTGTAAGATGACATACTTCTAACACGCAGTGACAGCACGTGGGGAGCTCGGGACATGGAACAAGTCTTTATACAGATGTCCCTGCAGCTTTTTTCTTTGCACTCCGAAAGGGAGAGGCCATGACCCTCTTTAGATCAATCACTGGCTCTTCGGTGATTGGTTTTCCCTCTTTCTGCCACTGCGCAAGGATCATGGCTCGGAGCAGAGGCGGGTATGGAACGTACTGAATGGTCTCCTCCGGCACTGGGGTGAATTTCTTGAAGGCCTCTTCCTCATGCTTGGGCACCATACGCCAGTCGTGGTACATGACTTTGTCGATCTCTCTCACTTCTTCTTCGGTTTTGCCTGAGAAAAGATGATGAACACCGGTGTCCAACACTATTGGCAACCAACTCCCTCTGGGAAATGCAGCAAGTGTTGACTCTCCAGTGTCAAAGGTGCTTCAACAGACAATATCAAAAGAAGTTTTCAAAGGTTCAGAGAGTATCTTTCCTGCTATACTATGGGATCCCATTTCTGTCCTTGCAAATCAAATCAGAAACAGGCTGAAAGGACTACAGGCAAATCATTCTAATTCCATGCTTGACTTCCTCTCTTAATTTAAAATGTCACTTGATCTCACTTTGGTTCAGTTTCCATGGGTAAGGAACGAGAGTAATTTCTCTCTACACTGGTTAACACTCCctgggaaatatttttaaaatatccaacAACTTTAAAAACTTTGAATGAGAAAAGTTACAGAAACTCTAGGAAGCAACAAACACAGGCCTAATATAAAGCAGCTTTAAAAAGGCAAATTCACTCACTCAACTCCATGTTAATTTAAAATCCCAGTAATGTATGCTTATTTGCCATCACTCCTGTTATACCGACAATTTTACCTGGAATACCCTTGTGTTCAATCTGAATTTCGCTTTTGAAGTCTCTCAACAGTCTGTAACCCCACTGTCTTCCCTTAGAAACACATTTTAAGGGCTTAACCCCAGCATTTGAAACTAAAAAAGGAAGAACTTATTTTCTGATTAGCAGATCTGAAAAAGACGAATTTCCCAAGTGGGAAAGCTGCAGCCCCGGTATTCCCTCTGCAAACCTCGTGTGCAGGAAAACAAGTCGGTGTTACCTCTGAAGGTCAGGTAGCCCCAAGCTCTCCCATGATCCAtgttctgcaaagaaaacaagaacCCGTGGAGGTGGCGACGGGGACGGGGGAGCTCGGGGGCTCGGGGGACTCCGGGGCGTTACCTCGGCCGTGTAGTCCACCTTCACCTTGGTGATGACCCAGTAGCAGGGCTCGTCGTATTCCCACAGCCAGGACTTGCGGGTGACGGTGCGGCCCACGCCGAACTGCGGCAGGCGGCAGAGCAGCGTG encodes:
- the MRPS34 gene encoding small ribosomal subunit protein mS34 — protein: MARKKLYRPIAAMAKKIREYRALKNRPRDSQRFALDYETMRRPLTEKRLPVRAWEDVRNENRLFTLLCRLPQFGVGRTVTRKSWLWEYDEPCYWVITKVKVDYTAENMDHGRAWGYLTFRGKTEEEVREIDKVMYHDWRMVPKHEEEAFKKFTPVPEETIQYVPYPPLLRAMILAQWQKEGKPITEEPVIDLKRVMASPFRSAKKKAAGTSV